The following coding sequences lie in one Heyndrickxia oleronia genomic window:
- a CDS encoding metalloregulator ArsR/SmtB family transcription factor — MPDIYRALGDSTRRRILSMLKQGNKTQKEIVDAFDISQPAIKKHLTILLEERMISERLNGKYRIYSLNLSILQTAYQEMLHYIGELLDEQLISLKNYVEKGEFRDEDD; from the coding sequence GTGCCAGATATTTATCGAGCTTTAGGTGATTCAACACGAAGGCGTATATTAAGTATGCTAAAACAAGGAAATAAAACTCAAAAGGAGATAGTCGATGCATTTGATATCTCTCAGCCTGCGATTAAGAAGCATTTGACTATTTTATTGGAGGAAAGAATGATCTCAGAAAGGTTGAATGGGAAATATCGTATCTATTCATTAAATCTCAGCATACTCCAAACGGCTTACCAAGAAATGCTTCATTATATTGGGGAACTACTTGATGAACAGCTCATAAGTTTAAAAAATTATGTGGAAAAAGGAGAGTTTCGAGATGAAGATGACTGA